The nucleotide window TTTGTTGAGGAAAAATACCCCCCTGGGGGGTGATCTGTGTGTAaggttctccccggccccttttagctgggtgcaccacctggcacatttcagtaaccacccggtagTTTTAGGAtggttgctgaagagttgggtcacaatacaggggctgccaccctcctacaactTCATCCCacacggcttaaaaaaaaattctagggtcAACACTAAAGGATTTAAACAAACTTTGTTACAGATCCCTATCTATTCTGATGAGAGCTTTTTGTTTCACCTTGTCCTTTCCTCAATGAGCGGGTAGGCACGGATTATACCCAACTGAGCCAATCTCAGTGTTCCAATGAGGAAAGCTGCACAATTTGCAttcctttattattatcacacagtattcatatagcaccaacatattacgcagcgctgtacattaaataggcttttAGCAGACAACCCGGAGGAAATGTCTCACCAAAAGAAAATTTGCAGGTACCAGGGACACCTTCTGAGAAAATCAGGGATCCAATCACACAAACAGGAAATGACATTTCTGGGGACACACTGAAGGTTAAGGTCACCTACTGGTTGCCATATCATATTATATAATGACAGCTGCTGCAGACTGAAATACAAAGGtaatgtttgttaatattaaattACGGATACTGGGATTGGAAAGGTTGTTCATTTAATCCAGGGAGCCTGGAGATCAGGGATAGGTGAAACATAGGGAAAAAGGGTAAAAGAACATTAAAGGCTAAACATACCCTTTAATGTTCTGGTGCCAACCTGTGGCCTCCGGGCCCCTGCAGACAATAGAGTGCACTCTCCTTAAAGAAAAGCTAAATtcaaaactgtacaaaaaaaaactttacctttaatcccgcagggctcCTGGGGTTTCCTGCATCGGGACCCGCGTCGTCCCGGAGCTAGCAccgccatcttttcttcttcttcatcctacgtcacccaacccaggcgcgagatcgggtgacgtaggatgaagaagaaaaaaagatggcggtgctagctccaggacaatgcgggaccgATGCACTTGGGTGCTCCCGACATGGGAGCcgggctcttgggcactcctgtacatgcctgagcatcttgggcatgcgcagaagaagcctttgcgcaaaaaggcttcttctgcgcatgcctgggatgcTCAGCCATGTgcaggagtgcccaagagcctcccgggatgcctggcataggtatcctgggaggctttgcactcccattcattcccaaCGGCCTAAGTAATTAAGAATTAGGGGGCCGTCCTGcacaaaaaagggtgttgcacacacagaatttttgcttaacataaaagagttgtctacccttttatgtaaaatgaaaattctgagtttaggtacactttaactagAATCGTACTCTGACCTGCTTCTATAGGGAAACCTTTGTTTCTATCACAGTTTTATGTTCTTTTCTACAAGGTCAACCACTTCCCTCTttcagatctggaagaaatatcaaatttggcatcacatgATTATGGCAGCCATGATTTGTAAAGGGGCTGTAATATGGGATCTCTATCAGTCCCATTCAGTATCCTGAAGCATTTTCCTAGTCTCCAACATCTATAGCAAGTCTCTATCTCTTGTAgtgtgtctgcagtctctgaccatctcctgtatcatGTGTTCAGTCTCTGCAAGCTTCTCCTAGCATTTAGTTTACATtggataaaataaacaaataaactgcCCCTAGGTGATGTTGGGATGGGTGGTTACGCCCAAGGAGTATGCTTTAGGGTGTTTGTGTCCTGCCATATATTACAAAGAGCAGCTGCATTCCTGTAGAAATCCCTGTAAATGCCCTCAGTGACCCCGCATAGTCCCCCCAGGCTTTCACAGTGTTCCCAGCTTCCCCCAGTGCTGTAAGACCCCTTAGTGCCCTCAGCCTTCCACTGCTTTCAAAATCCCCCAATAAAGCTCCCATCGTTCCACAATGCTAAAAGCTCCCCCATAGTATCCCCAGACTCACACAGCTCAATAAGACCCCCTTATAATGCCCCCAGACTCAGTGCTATATCCCCCATAATACTGCAGGATTCCCCACCCCCCTCCATTAATGCCCCCAACCTCTCACAGtactataaccccccccccccttcctaaaGTGCCCCCAGATAACCACAGTGCTATAAGGCCACTGTACTGCCCCAATTCCCCCAATATTCCATAACCCCCACCCTGTCCCTACAGCCTCCTGTAGTGTTCTACCAGCCCCTGCTCTCCTCTACCCCTACAAATTGCTGCTACACCCCCCATACACGGCTCCTTGATTGCCACTTCACCAAATAATAAAACCGGAAGTCAACTTCCTCCACCTCCAAAGCCGCCAGCTCCGCGCGAAGCCTCCCACATTCCCGCCCATGCACTGACCAATGGCAACGCAGCTCATGACCCCGCCCAGCTATTAAGCCCTCGCGCAGTGTGAGAAGTAGCGGGGGCGCGCAGAGTAAGGTCATATAGCGGGAGGGCGCAGTGTGAGGACAGATAACAGGAATGCGCAGTGTGAGCCGAAGTAGCGGGGGCGCGCAATGTGAGGAGAGATAACGGGAGCGCGCAATGTGAGGAGAGATAACGGGAGCGCGCAGTGTGAGGAGAAGTAGCAGGGGCGCCCAGTGTGAGGAGGGATAACGGGAACGCGCAGTGTGAGGCGGGATAACGGGAACGCGCAGCTATCACACCTGTACACATCCACAGCTCAGTGTGGAGGTAGAAAGTGATCCAAAATGGCAGATTGAGTTGGCAATTTGAGGATTGGCTTGGTTGGGATGGGGATGCTGAATTGACTATGATACGTTGTTATTATACCTGGTAATTTGTGAAAATAATGTCTTTTGTTCTGTCTGTCTGTGTCAGGACATAATACCACACTGCATAGTGGGAATAATGGTCCAGCCAACACTGCCCTAAATGTACATTGGCCTTTGCCCTACCTTCCACTTCTTAAGGAAGATGAGGCCATGGTGCCATTGCCTGTAGGTTGGCAGAAAGTGACCCATGGCACCTAGGGGGAGGAGCATGAGACCGGAGCTGATGATTGGCTGCCAGGCAGTGATGTCATGACACATAGGCCGGCTTATTTTGGTGGTCAGCCGTAGCTGGCCGCTATGTTCCTGTTGCTTAGCAACCACAACCTAAGTTGCAGAACCTGGTTGGTGTCTGTAGGTAGATGCAATGCAGCAGTGTGGTGTGTAGGGAGTCATGCAGCATGGGGGCTTATTGCACTGCTCCCTATGGTGGTAAAAACTTCCAAACTGAAATTACAATAGTGTTTTAATTGtcatttgtttaatattgtatatcagagaaatgttggtggtggtggtgtgggACGTATGTCAGTGTCCATAAATAATCTGTTGTACAcaggccaaatttttttttcataagggGGGGGTTCCTTTTATGAAACAAAATTCCTCTGTGCCTCTTCCTGTCTAGGTTGTCCCTTTCTGTGATCAGATGTCTGAACCTTTACTTATATAAAGCTATACAATGTACCCATGACTGAGCCATCTCCTCATGGGCAGAACTATGCTACCCCACTGGAACTTTGTGTTATAAAGGCGGGGGAGTGTCATAGACTAGATATTTTGCAAGTGATAGGGTGGAGGAGGTAGGGGGTGTGTCATAGACTAGATATTCTGCAAGTGATAGGGTGGAGGAGGTGGGGTGTGTGTCCTGTAAATAGATATTTGCCCTGTGATAGGGTGGAGAAGGTCGGGGGTGTGTCCTGTAAATAGATATTCAGCCTGTGATAAGATAAAGGAGGTAGGGGGCGTGTAAAAGACTAGATATTCTATGAGTGATAGCGTGGAGAAGGTAGGGGATGTGTCCTGTAAAAAGATATCCAGCCTGTGATAGGGTGGAGGAGGTAGGGGGTATGTCCTGTGAAAAAATATTCAGCCTGTGATTGGGTGGAGGAGGTAGGGGGTGTGTCCCATGAATTGCTGTTTGGCCTGTGATAGGGTGATGGTAAGGGGTGTGTCATAGATTAGAGTTCTGCAGCTCTGTGTGTGATAAAATAAAGGCAGGGGTGTTTCTTATGAATACATATGCAGCCTGTAATAAGGTGAAGGTAGGGGGTGTGTCCTCTGACCAGATAATCTTCATGTGATAGGATGTATGTAGAGGGTGTGTCCTATGGCCAGATATTCTGGGTGTGATAGGGAGGAGTTAGTTGGTGTGACCTATGACTACATACTCACTAATATATCTCCATCTTTCTTATCTCAGGAAGTTTGTAGGTATGCGCAATGCACAATATCCTCTgttcatttttatgatatttccttttttcagggTTTACATTAATGGCGGACGCAGACCCGGAGCACAAAGAAGGTTCAGAGCAATCAGGGAGCCCAGTTATTGATAAATCTGGCCCAGCTCCTGTCCCaacatcctcctggtaagattATCAGCACTGGAATTATTATTACCGCAGATCAGGATTGTTTACTAGTTAGCACTGCACCATggcattatgggcctgatttattaaagctcctcaagactggagaagatagactatcacaggagaacctgggtgatccaacaacctaggattgaaaacacttgccaactaatagcaaatgagccattccaggtttactggatcacccagcttctcccgtgatagtctttcttcttctccagtcctaaagaGCTTAAAAATCAGCCCCCTTCCCCTCATTTTTGTAttggtgtcacagggacaggtgGTGAGAGGTAAataccccagtttttttttttttttgcattctttgcaaAAGGTTTAGCTTTAACAAACACAACCAAACAAATTCTCCTCCGAGATGAAGGAACCgtcatacatacatttacatgtaaTCCAACAAACAAGTATTTAAACATTGTCTTTGTTTAAAATCCTTGTGCTGACACATTTTGATTCTGTTAGCTACATAACACAGAGCCTAATCACAAACAGTCTCAAGATACAAAATGAtgatatatttattgcatatactTTTGATATAGTTCCTCCAAATGTTTCTggtctgacgcgtttcacagacctgactctgcttcttcaggaatgtttAATAAGACAGGAACATTAGAACAATGATCACTTGTAtccaaatcaaaaaaacaaatacattctttTTGTTCCCTTACCCCACCTTTTGGTCAGCTTAGGGTCCGGAAATCACCTCAAAGCAGGGTAGTTTTGCCAATTTCCAAGTGAATATTCCTAGCGTAGTTCATTCCCTTGAATGAGGTATAGATGTGGTactcactttttcctttttaaatcttCCAGGTCATACAAGTGATTGCTGctattaacaaaaacaaatgacgacataatattgaaatattgtctACATTATTCACTCATAATAATACATCtttgtgcaattaaaaaatgactTCACACGGTAAATAAACTCTCAttgaaaaaactaaaagcagATTGACTGTTTTCTATTTCAGGTCACCCAGCACCACAGAGCCCCGCCAGTCTGGAGATGCTGCAAATGCTGCGGCCTTAAATACTGAAGGGAAGTCTCCCGGCTACTTTGCTACATTGGACGCCAGTGTGGAGGCTCTGCAGATCCGAGCACAATCtcttattgataaaataaatgaaaaacgtAGCAAGGACCAGATAATGATAAAAGACTTTAACGTAAATCTCACCTTGAAGGTAATGGTGTTTAGTTGTACAATAGTACTGAAGGGTTGCTGATAGAAGCTGACATCCTTTGGCTGCATAGTAGCTCATAAAGACCTATCACCAGgagttttactttacatgaaagggtagacaaccctttcatgtaagttaaaaatccttttttagggGGAtttaaaccccttttttttaaagaccctCCCCTTTCAGTGTTGCTCGCCACAGCGATAAAGACAAAATGGGTGAGCAGAGCGTTTTGGGATACCCgtgtcaggcatcccaggagacttctggctgctgcttctgcacatgcctgatcttggggatgtgcagaaggagctttttcttcaatgctgAAAAAGctgctgatctcacgcatatgcaatatttttttttagtttacttttgcttAAAATAACCTGACTGTACCAGAACTATTAAGCATGAGAACTGCAGCTTCAATTAGAAACGTCTCACCCATTTTCATGACAGATTACCTTTACCTTAAAAAAGCTAATAAATTCCTACAGCTAACCTGTCAGGGTTTAATATATCCATGAAATAGCAGTCCTCTCAAAAAGCAGTCGTGATAAGATGCCTGCATCAACCTATAATATTTTCTCCAAGAATTTTTCTTTCCTGCTTGCCTGGAATTTGCCCCAATTTTGGGTGCAAACTGAATAAAAGCCCCAACCCTTTAACACCTAAACTATCCCTAATACTTTACTCTCAACCTAATTCTAAAATTTGATGAACTGAACTACAGACCAAGAGTTTTCTAATGACCCTGACTATATttcaattcacaaaaataattttattattaaagctgaacttcaggcaaacaacTACACAGATGATATagaagctttttattttacctgccaaTAGATTTGAATTTTTTCCCATCCGGTTCTATGATTTGGCCACACAGCACAGACCTCTCTGACAGAGCTGGGgacctaaaacttttttgttgtagtTAAAGTAGAGGATGTTTTTGGCAGAGGAGAGGTGCAAAGTCTAAAAGgccaaaaacattttccccaGCTCCTGGTggcttcattttcttttgttggcactgcaCGGTTCATCATGCAGCATAGAGACCGGGCTGATTTGTGAACTGTGGCAGTGTGCGCTCAGAAATGGACAGGATACATACAGTAGGTACATAATTAACACTTATAGAGTATAGACCTGGTATATTCTACAAATCTTGTAAAAACATTGACaggtctttaaactgaaaaaaaaacactcttacctttaatcccgtagATCCCTCAAACACGCTGGTGTCCCACGCCATCCTAGAATTCTTCGTACAGGCCTAGAGGAATTTCCGGTCaacgccatcttcagtcttcttattccttcttcttgctatgtcacctgatctcacactgtgcaggtgcgggattgggtgacgtagcctgctctaaaggggaaaaaaagaaagtcaatctgactgcgcatgcgtgagatcggcatctctttcccctcagtgtagcaAAATGTCTCTCGTCCTcgcgcatgtgcagaaggagcagtcgggagcctcccaggatgcgtagcataggtatctcgggaggctctgcgctgccATTAATTTTTGATCGGCGCAGCAGACAGAAGGTGgaggttgctttaaaaaaagctttaaagacaaaatattacGTTTTAGTGTGTGTCAAAGCATACTaaaatattgtgcatttttaaatgcatgtatGTAGAACAATGTATCCCTATACAAGAAGTGCTTTTAGAGGATACAGATGTACATCAGGAAACTGaattaaacagaacaaaataataaacaaagaaaaggtgGGCCAAATATACCAGAAGGTACCAGTGACAAcaaatgttacatagtaggttaagttgaaaaaagacaaaagtccgtcaagttcaaccactagggaaataaacatatcccagatataaaaccctatggacataattgatccagaggaaggtaaaacaaaccctggtacaattttctccaacggtgaagaaaatccttcctgatcccatgaggcatcAGTAATttacagtctctgttatctttattccccaattatattctgtgcttctagaaatcatccagctttatcttaaagcaatctatggaacAAGCTAAAATTCTGTTCCTTTTCCACAAGGTTGAATGTATGACCACAAATGTCTTGGCCATTCATCATCTGATTGTATGTCAGTCAACAACTGAAGTCAGTTCAGCCCCATAAACTCACCTAATGTTTCCAAGAACTTTAACTGATTTGATTTTCGCTGCTACATTGGCCATTTGTAGGCGTTAAAGTACATGAAAACCTTAGTTAAAGGACATCCAGCTCGTAGGAGCTGTGTATAGAAAATATCCGCTCcctaataaaatttgttttcatcTTTATATAATCCTTTTTTGCATAGATGCGCTGTTGATCCTATGCAGCCTTTCAACAATTTACCATCTACATCCGCCACAATAAGATCAGTACAACGTTTCCGAAGATGGACACACTAAAGGACATTCCCTAAAGAGATAATTATTTTTGCAATGACTTCCGACATTTATGGGATtgttttagtgattgggtttacatatattttaatcaCTAAACAATACTTATCATATGCAGAgaaatctatcaaaatgaatCCAGTGATTGCACGCTTTCCTCATTATGAATTCTCCCCCTCGTCTGCTGGGTCAGGGATGAAAGTCATCCAGCAGTCCAGGCAAACACGGACACATTCGTCAATGTCTGCCATGCTTGGGTAAAGATCTGCCCATGTGTGGCACCCATACACAGAACAGTTATTGGCTGATTGGATCTAAAACAAACTAATCTGGCGCGATAACCTGCCAGGGTATGGAAGAACAGACAAATGCGTCAAGCATTGGAACCCTGAGTTTATATCGCCATCACGCTAACTGCTTCCAGCACTTTCACTCTTTTATAATATCAGGATGAAAACAATCTTGCCTTTTTATTGCGTTCGGTGATAATACATCATAAAACCATTTGTTCACAGGCGTAGGTGCTTTTTTGAGCACTTAAATTAATTTAGAGATTAGTTTTTCTTTCTGGCATGTTAATGTAATCGGCTTTCAGCACATTATTCCAACTGCTTTTAATCCCCCGTGAGTACACAGGTAGCTGGAGCAATTAGTTAAGATGCTGTACAGAACATCCTCTGCTTTGATTTACAGCCTGTGGCAAAGAGATGTTTTACCGCCAGCTGTtagaaagagaaacaaaatagGTTTTAGCCATCCAGCAACATCATTTGCATCTGAATATCACATTTCCTGGCACCCACGTAGGCCAGTGGACGTTCATTTCCGTCATTTGGCAAAGCCACCTTACGCTGTTGGCATAAGAGAAATTTATGTGGA belongs to Pyxicephalus adspersus chromosome 2, UCB_Pads_2.0, whole genome shotgun sequence and includes:
- the SYCE2 gene encoding synaptonemal complex central element protein 2; translated protein: MADADPEHKEGSEQSGSPVIDKSGPAPVPTSSWSPSTTEPRQSGDAANAAALNTEGKSPGYFATLDASVEALQIRAQSLIDKINEKRSKDQIMIKDFNVNLTLKVTNLSQCLEERMYQEYEQNNNQLQAKLQEFTEVMERIGLLQEELKQVCQTLIPVYKDLGLQPDM